CGCTTCCAGTACCTGGCGATCGGTCAGCGACACCGGGTGCTTGTCATGCAGCAGTAAGGTGATCCGGTGCCCACGCGCCGCCAGGCTGCGCAGCAGGTGGAACTGGCGCGTCTTGCCGCCGCTGGTGGCGGGCCAGGGCGAGTAGGGCAGGATCCATAAAATGCGCATGGCGGGCTTCAATCCCATAACAGAATTTGCAGGTTCGACTTGACCGGTACAGTCAATCCGTGGGTGCCGCTCACCGGTGTTTGCGTGCCACGCAACGGGTCGTACAGCGTGGCGCTGGCGAGGCCCGGCAAGTGCGCGTTGCCGCCACGCGCCGACCAGAAAAACCACAGCTTGCGGCCATCGGCGCGGGTCCAGCCGATACTGAACAGGCCGTCGGGCAATTGGTCGGCGGTGGGCGGGTCGCCGGGGGTCAGTTGTGGCCCACTGACGTCGAGGAAATTTTTCAAGGCGGTGTAGACCGGCTTGGGCTTGGCGTCGATATCGAGCAAGCCGTAGGCGCGGTCGCGCACGCTGGCGCGCTGGTCGAGGTCGCTCAGGGTGAACAGAAAAATCTTGTCGAAATCCAATGCGCTCATCAGCGCCAGGCGGCGTATCACGTAGTCGGCCTGGCCCTGTTGGGTGATGATGTCCTGGGCTTCCTTGGGCCCGGTGTAGTTCGACCAGCCCCATTCGGTGCTCCACAGGGTTTTCACGCCGCTGGCGCGCAGCTTCTGGTTCAAGGAGCTGGTCTTGGCGACGAAGTCGAGGTTGGCCGGGTCGTTGCCTTCGGGCAGTTGGGTGTAAGGGTGATAGGACATCACCGTATTCAGGCTTGGCACACCCAGGGCATCAAGGCCGTCGAGCATGGTCTGGCCGTTGGGCATTTCGCTGAAAAACGCCATGCCGGCTGCCACCACCGGTTTGTTCGGGTTGACCGCGCGCAGTGCGGCGGCGGTGGTGCTCAGCAGCCTGGCATAACCGGCCGGGTCAGCCGCCGGGCGCCAGAAGCCCAGCAGGTTTGGCTCGTTCCACACTTGCCAGGCGTCGACGCTGGGGTAGCGCTGGGCCAACAGCGCCATGCGGATTGCAAATACGTTCGGATCCTGCGGCGGGTACTGGTCCTGATAGGGTGCACCCGCCGGCGCGGTGGTGATAAACGGCGCCGAGCCGACCAGGTAGAACACCGACTTGAGCTGGTTGTCTTTGAGCTTGGTAACTAACTCATCCAGGGTCGCTACCTGGTATTGGTCGGCGGCCGGCTCCAGCCGATCCCAATGCAGGTCCAGGCGCACCCATTCCAGGCCCAGTTCCTTGAGGCGGTCGATCTGCAGTTGGTAACGCTCGGGGCTGAACCACAGGAACTGCGCATTCACCCCAAGGAAGTCCTTCCACACCACCACCTTGTTGCCCTTGAGTACATGGTTCTCGGCGTCGGCCGGGCGCCCCCAGATAAAGGCAGTCAGGCCCAGGGCCGCAATCAGCGCAAGGGTGGCGAAGTAGGTCCGTTTACGCGCCATACGGGGCTCCCGCGATAGCCTGTTCGAACAGCTGCTTGAAGCGCTGCGCGGTGAGCGGCCAAAGGCGTTCGCGGCCGATGACTGCGGCGCGTTCGGCCCAGTCCTGGGCCAATGCTGGTGTACGGGCCAGGCGCAGCAATTGCTCGCCTAGCGCGGTCACATCGCCT
Above is a genomic segment from Pseudomonas sp. R5-89-07 containing:
- a CDS encoding cellulase family glycosylhydrolase, which encodes MARKRTYFATLALIAALGLTAFIWGRPADAENHVLKGNKVVVWKDFLGVNAQFLWFSPERYQLQIDRLKELGLEWVRLDLHWDRLEPAADQYQVATLDELVTKLKDNQLKSVFYLVGSAPFITTAPAGAPYQDQYPPQDPNVFAIRMALLAQRYPSVDAWQVWNEPNLLGFWRPAADPAGYARLLSTTAAALRAVNPNKPVVAAGMAFFSEMPNGQTMLDGLDALGVPSLNTVMSYHPYTQLPEGNDPANLDFVAKTSSLNQKLRASGVKTLWSTEWGWSNYTGPKEAQDIITQQGQADYVIRRLALMSALDFDKIFLFTLSDLDQRASVRDRAYGLLDIDAKPKPVYTALKNFLDVSGPQLTPGDPPTADQLPDGLFSIGWTRADGRKLWFFWSARGGNAHLPGLASATLYDPLRGTQTPVSGTHGLTVPVKSNLQILLWD